The proteins below come from a single Cryptococcus gattii WM276 chromosome D, complete sequence genomic window:
- a CDS encoding Hypothetical Protein (Similar to TIGR gene model, INSD accession AAW46702.1): MSGTQSPSSNKPDPMLPKDAPQMTQADQRPAASGNKPGAAPGENSKGSVSAAALKTAQQSADSLSGEGGKSRKEVETGPGPT; encoded by the exons ATGTCCGGAACCCAATCTCCCAGTAGCAACAAACCTGACCCCATGCTCCCCAAGGATGCCCCTCAGATGACTCAGGCAGACCAACGCCCTG CTGCTTCTGGAAACAAGCCCGGAGCAGCCCCTGGGGAGAATTCTAAAGGTAGTGTCAGCGCGGCTGCGCTCAAG ACCGCCCAACAGTCCGCCGACAGCTTGTCTGGGGAGGGCGGCAAGTCAAGGAAGGAAGTAGAGACTGGCCCTGGCCCCACATAA
- a CDS encoding uncharacterized protein (Similar to TIGR gene model, INSD accession AAW46703.1~Cytochrome b2, mitochondrial precursor (L-lactate dehydrogenase [Cytochrome]) (L-lactate ferricytochrome C oxidoreductase) (L-LCR)), whose translation MPQHVDGKQVAEHNSREKGVWIVVHGNVYDVSDFLDEHPGGADIILKYAGKDATEEYDPIHPPDAIKENLDPSKHLGPLIHSTLPVEEPAPAPVPPPTSVPVGQTTNQNGASAIEEFVKPSLAEILSLHDFEAVARRTMSKRGWNYYSSGADDEITMRENHNAYHRVWFRPRILRNVGTVDYSTEILGFKTSMPVYITATALGKLGHPEGEVCLTKAAGEHNIIQMIPTLASCGFDEMVDAAIPGQVQFLQLYVNADRERTKKIIRHAAKRGIKALFITVDAPQLGRREKDMRTKFEGVASAQQAKGGDKYQRDQGAARAISSFIDPSLNWSDLKELVDAARGLKIILKGVQCWEDAVMAAEAGVDGVVLSNHGGRQLDFAPSPLALLPSVVKHLTAHGFMNNPLRPRFEIFVDGGVRRATDVLKAIALGATAVGIGRPMIYAMSTYGKEGVSHALQILKDEFEMNMRLLGAPTMADVVPNMVDTSGLFGPQGSVTMYEENYERMLPVGIKAKL comes from the exons ATGCCGCAGCACGTTGATGGAAAGCAAGTGGCCGAACATAACAGTCGCGAAAAG GGGGTATGGATAGTAGTCCATG GAAATGTTTATGATGTATCAGACTTCCTAGAT GAGCATCCTG GCGGAGCAGATATCATCTT GAAATACGCGGGAAAGGATGCCACCGAAGAGTATGAT CCGATTCACCCTCCCGATGCCATCAAAGAAAACCTAGATCCCTCCAAGCATCTCGGACCACTCATTCACTCCACTCTCCCTGTCGAAGAGCCGGCACCGGCACCAGTACCCCCACCGACTTCTGTTCCAGTTGGACAAACTACTAATCAAAATGGAGCTTCTGCAATTGAAGAGTTTGTTAAACCATCTTTGGCAGAAATACTCAGCCTTCACGATTTTGAAGCTGTAGCTAGGAGGACAATGAGTAAGAGAGGGTGGAATTATTATAGCTC TGGTGCGGATGATGAAATTACTATG agagaaaacCATAACGCCTATCATCG TGTCTGGTTTCGTCCACGTATCCTTCGAAACGTCGGGACGGTGGATTATTCCACCGAAATACTGGGCTTCAAGACTTCAATGCCTGTCTATATCACTGCTACAGCGTTGG GAAAGCTTGGTCATCCTGAAGGTGAGGTCTGCCTTACAAAGGCTGCAGGGGAACACAATATCATACAAATG ATCCCTACTCTTGCGTCTTGTGGGTTTGACGAGATGGTAGACGCTGCCATACCTGGTCAAGTTCAATTTTTACAGCT CTACGTCAACGCCGATCGTGAGCGTACAAAGAAGATCATCAGGCATGCCGCCAAAAGGGGTATCAAGGCTTTATTCATTACGGTAGATGCGCCCCAGCTCGGTCGCCGAGAGAAA GACATGCGCACCAAATTTGAAGGTGTAGCCTCTGCTCAGCAGGCAAAAGGCGGTGACAAATACCAGCGAGATCAAGGCGCCGCACGCGCTATCTCGTCCTTCATCGACCCGAGTCTCAATTGGAGCGACTTGAAGGAGCTCGTTGATGCTGCCCGGGGCCTCAAAATCATTTTGAAAGGCGTGCAATGCTGGGAGGATGCGGTAATGGCAGCTGAGGCAGGGGTGGATGGTGTAGTGCTAAGTAATCATGG AGGACGTCAGCTTGACTTTGCCCCTTCGCCCTTGgcccttcttccttcgGTCGTAAAGCACCTCACTGCCCATGGGTTCATGAACAATCCCCTTCGACCCAGATTCGAAATCTTCGTTGATGGTGGCGTTCGAAGAGCAACAGACGTCTTGAAAGCCATTGCACTCGGTGCGACAGCTGTGGGTATTGGAAGACCGATGATCTATGCTATGTCAACTTATGGGAAAGAGGGAGTGAGCCATGCCCTACAGATCTTGAAG GATGAATTCGAGATGAATATGAGATTGTTGGGCGCTCCAACGATGGCTGACGTTGTGCCGAATATGGTCGACACCTCTGGACTTTTTGGACCTCAAGGTAGTGTGACTATGTATGAGGAGAATT ACGAGAGAATGTTACCCGTGGGCATCAAAGCCAAACTCTGA
- a CDS encoding uncharacterized protein (Similar to TIGR gene model, INSD accession AAW46704.1~Truncated due to in-frame stops and frameshift in last exon), translating into MTCVSTCRQIILFSIGQVSEEHNPRKSHPSAIIPQRASKRKRQSKSEDEPVSEGSCTKEISVESEQKGPPLRRGDACLRCRAKKLKCSARKPSCDQCSKRNDSCVYDTARPATRVQKLEAKLAQMEDQETRPSIEQQRPSSSSFGSSISHGLLTPYGNGVGQDDGLMFLGERGFAEFSNGMVPSPNLQALYAQQNIGGSQDVPFMTSSSSAFVSSKANIDMPSSLPIFNEWSWPSSGLGLNLWNSQVEESSSLAGEPRLTHAPFTLIGMSQDVSNTWSPTQEAKPLPIRDETAMPTSGHHMLGHNTTGRGMDALNAFLRPSDLDPKNSGPGDDDRHSGRPFVQNEQLNSSLHGLEGLSDPLRVHQMGREPPQQRPWRLREDDVSPSAREYLPEPPRYQFGSEAFTEAQFRAKLTLQPSLQPHPSLLFSMYTLAASTSYIPAIRSLADELSEIAMKRSEEAIRNKDRLIDAINACKIMSKWFCAKGKALEAYEYSAKAVSHTNRSHLSLKIIFCQLRKTNGSCTSVYMHYADEPFVYSWGVWGNEKGLEICTSWAGLVKDESIITPLPRPPEDIFNSATQSIEDMTLRNLYDLPYRTNPPRFEPLYTLLLAGVHLFTRASNLTSNPPESGPSYRSLSLTSSASVRRRFPEACEEIGLTCTYLEENVGQKWPLEDGPEGQYGKGWLIEDVPVIFLLLKCSKIRLLFPPQDPDNQKEFISLVMESGDLVAKWINRTDLGDIAGSVTSVRKDNKGTFRNKNGLSGPYRFMQWKFVAERMKECAALLRENGRMLVFCILQLPT; encoded by the exons ATGACTTGTGTATCAACTTGTCGACAAATAATATTGTTCTCTATAGGCCAAGTCTCTGAAGAACATAATCCTCGGAAGTCACATCCCTCTGCAATCATACCTCAGCGAGCCTccaaaagaaaaagacaaTCCAAATCCGAAGATGAACCAGTATCTGAGGGAAGTTGTACGAAAGAAATTAGTGTTGAATCAGAACAGAAAG GTCCCCCCCTTCGTCGAGGCGACGCTTGTCTGAGATGCCGAGCAAAAAAGCTG AAATGTTCCGCTAGAAAGCCTTCCTGTGACCAGTGTTCAAAGCGTAATGATAGCTGCGTTTATGATACAGCAAGACCTGCCACTCGGGTCCAAAAGTTGGAAGCGAAGCTTG CCCAAATGGAAGACCAAGAAACTCGCCCTTCCATTGAGCAGCAACGACCATCTAGTAGCTCCTTCGGAAGTTCCATTTCCCACGGCCTTTTAACGCCGTATGGTAATGGCGTAGGGCAAGATGACGGTCTCATGTTCCTCGGCGAAAGAGGCTTTGCAGAGTTCAGTAACGGAATGGTACCTTCACCTAATCTTCAAGCTCTATATGCCCAACAGAATATAGGAGGGTCGCAAGATGTTCCATTCATgacatcttcttcatctgcCTTTGTCTCTTCGAAAGCAAACATTGATATGCCGAGCAGCTTGCCGATCTTCAATGAGTGGTCCTGGCCTTCGAGTGGATTAGGCCTTAACCTTTGGAATAGCCAAGTAGAAGAAAGCTCCAGCCTAGCAGGAGAACCTCGACTGACACACGCTCCCTTCACACTGATTGGAATGTCACAGGATGTGAGCAACACTTGGAGCCCCACTCAGGAAGCGAAGCCCTTGCCTATCCGAGATGAGACCGCAATGCCTACTAGTGGACACCATATGCTTGGTCATAATACCACAGGTAGGGGAATGGATGCTCTGAAT GCTTTCTTGAGACCTTCCGACCTTGATCCAAAGAATTCAGGTCctggtgatgatgatcgGCATAGTGGTAGACCGTTTGTCCAAAATGAGCAATTGAATTCGTCATTGCATGGTCTAGAAGGCCTATCTGATCCTTTACGGGTCCACCAGATGGGGAGGGAACCACCGCAGCAACGTCCTTGGCGTttgagagaagatgatgtgAGCCCCAGTGCTCGAGAGTATCT tcCTGAGCCACCTCGCTACCAATTCGGCTCCGAAGCGTTCACGGAAGCCCAGTTCAGAGCAAAGCTCACTCTTCAGCCTTCCTTACAGcctcatccatctcttcttttctccatGTACACTCTTGCTGCGTCAACGTCCTACATCCCTGCCATCCGTTCCCTCGCAGATGAGCTGTCAGAAATAGCCATGAAGAGGAGTGAGGAAGCAATAAGAAACAAGGATAGGCTGATTGATGCCATTAATGCTTGCAAGATCATGAGCAAATGGTTCTGCGCTAAAGGAAAGGCTCTTGAAGCATACGAGTATTCGGCTAAAGCCGTATC CCATACCAATCGAAGTCATCTCAGTCTGAAAATAATATTCTGTCAGCTCCGAAAGACCAATGGGAGTTGTACGAGCGTATACATGCATT ATGCTGACGAGCCATTTGTCTATAGTTGGGGAGTATGGGGTAACGAGAAGGGATTGGAGATCTGTACTTCATGGGCTGGGTTGGTAAAAGACGAATCAATTATCACTCCTTTGCCACGGCCACCAGAAGATATCTTCAAC AGCGCAACCCAGAGTATCGAAGATATGACATTGCGAAATCTGTACGACTTACCATATCGCACCAACCCTCCGCGTTTTGAACCCTTATA CACACTTCTACTTGCTGGCGTTCATCTGTTCACTCGAGCGAGCAATCTGACATCTAATCCCCCGGAATCTGGTCCCTCATACCGTTCTCTGTCACTCACATCATCAGCCTCTGTGAGGCGAAGATTTCCCGAAGCATGTGAGGAAATTGGCTTGACCTGTACCTACTTAGAGGAGAATGTGGGTCAGAAATGGCCCCTTGAAGACGGTCCTGAAGGACAATACGGGAAAGGATGGTTGATTGAGGACGTACCCGTGATTTTCCTGTTGCTCAAATGCTCCAAAATTCGCCTCTTATTCCCACCTCAAGATCCTGACAATCAAAAAGAATTTATCTCACTGGTAATGGAAAGTGGTGACTTGGTGGCGAAGTGGATAAACAGAACAGATCTGGGGGACATCGCTGGAAGTGTCACGTCTGTTAGAAAAGATAACAAAGGCACATTCAGGAACAAGAATGGTCTGAGTGGGCCGTACAGATTTATGCAATGGAAGTTTGTTGCCGAGCGAATGAAGGAGTGCGCAGCGTTACTGAGAGAAAATGGAAGGATGCTTG TTTTTTGTATTCTACAACTGCCAACATAG
- a CDS encoding Helicase, putative (Similar to TIGR gene model, XP_568005.1) encodes MSEQNQDLRSLILDGVLNQDQVSTVGIAEENQETSDTEQPTDNKNDREEPQEVAIQAVLDGSDNVERLEKLHKSASSTADIENSAVPELSSSEGSDALCPPIAPFFVHQPSEISSQPRTRKVKLSTRPLPSEPDPDADDPEFVAQSADSSLDDQDEKLDVEMEEAEGPERESDEENRDSEDEGLLADADLPIEVLLKRYGYPVPDEGAVIGKAEQSGREAPGKAPPTTETLPSTTLSLAQEVNQTNQSLTNTALAEPRVPEQLIINGKRQRRKKEIWTPDDSEPQHLVGRKRVKKVEIVDEVEAAVPQNGDGLVIVEKETVGHEDNDSSKGSQEESDGPEYDGEEDDDEDEEEVFDEGDVNWNDRQDKDGDVGPRVRQPFLLRGTLRPYQQAGLEWLASLWSNNMNGILADEMGLGKTIQTIALLGHLACDKGVWGQHLIIVPTSVILNWEMEFKKFLPGMKVLTYYGNQKERKEKRVGWHTENTWQVCITSYQIVLADQHIFRRKNWCYMILDEAHNIKNFRSQRWQTLLGFKAQRRLLLTGTPLQNNLMELWSLLYFLMPGGIGADATAVVGFANHKEFMEWFSNPMDKAIETGDTMDEETLETVAKLHTLLRPFILRRLKSEVETQLPGKFEHVVYCRLSKRQRFLYDEFMSRASTHEALTTGGYLGVMNTLMQLRKVCNHPDLFEVRPVKTSFAMDNVVRDFEPSDVLIRRRLLAEEDERRIDVLAMGFGVAHNEAISGWIARARQAYDASDKLPYAHPPSKRGKLPVPPPKDTRSVELWLKYRAWVEEEFSKRRWESIRTTNRRRCGVSPIYGASVLSLLGNLPNFLLPQGVRPRREETFADFTSPATKFIISLPERAKSLEDIIDRFAVIPPNAIARDLAAYALPGLEPISHPALTDPAFDTLHRSSVKLQIAFPDASLLQYDCGKLQKLFEMLRNLKSEGHRVLIFTQMTRVLDILEMFLSYNGHRYLRLDGSTKIEDRQVLTERFNSDPRIFVFIASSRSGGVGINLTGADTVFFYDSDWNPSMDRQCMDRAHRIGQTREVHIYRFVSSHTVEENMLRKAEQKRLLDKMVIQEGGFNNDWWGRVGWKDMFGDVPGLTDAPGVVEESEEGIVDIQVERTPVVEDVEVTRPRAGEERELAKALAEVEDEEDAQAARMAQGEGELDLQEFEEGPKTVAKRARVFEPEDSSTPLTTEAGEAGDVVEEYDDEPGVEEYMLKWVKEDWDFFSSYRA; translated from the exons ATGTCTGAGCAAAATCAAGATCTACGATCCCTCATATTAGATGGCGTCCTCAACCAGGATCAAGTGTCCACGGTCGGCATTGCAGAGGAGAATCAAGAGACCTCTGACACCGAACAGCCTACAGATAATAAGAATGACCGCGAGGAGCCCCAAGAGGTGGCGATTCAGGCGGTTCTCGATGGCTCTGATAATGTAGAAAGATTAGAAAAGCTGCATAAGTCAGCATCATCTACTGCCGACATTGAAAACTCTGCTGTTCCGGAGTTGTCAAGCTCCGAAGGTTCTGATGCCTTGTGTCCTCCAATAGCGCCATTCTTTGTTCATCAGCCCTCTGAAATAAGCTCCCAGCCCCGCACCCGCAAAGTCAAATTATCTACCCGTCCCCTTCCATCTGAACCTGATCCTGATGCCGACGACCCTGAGTTCGTAGCTCAATCTGCAGACAGTAGCCTTGATGATCAAGATGAGAAGCTGGATGTGGAAATGGAAGAGGCAGAAGGCCCAGAAAGAGAGAGTGACGAAGAGAATCGCGATAGCGAAGATGAGGGCCTATTAGCCGATGCGGATCTTCCCATCGAAGTTTTGCTGAAAAGGTATGGTTATCCAGTCCCTGATGAGGGTGCAGTCATTGGTAAAGCAGAACAGAGCGGAAGGGAGGCGCCTGGAAAGGCTCCGCCAACTACCGAGACCCTTCCATCAACAACACTGAGCTTAGCACAAGAGGTTAATCAAACGAATCAGTCTCTCACCAACACAGCTCTTGCTGAGCCTCGCGTACCTGAGCAGCTGATCATCAATGGTAAACGACAACGTCGGAAGAAGGAGATCTGGACTCCGGACGACTCGGAACCTCAACATTTAGTTGGCAGAAAGAGAGTCAAGAAGGTGGAAATCGTAGACGAGGTAGAAGCGGCCGTTCCCCAGAATGGAGATGGCCTGGTCATTGTAGAGAAAGAAACAGTGGGTCATGAAGACAATGATAGCTCGAAGGGATCGCAGGAAGAGTCAGATGGACCCGAATATGACGgcgaagaggatgatgacgaagatgaggaagaagtcTTCGATGAAGGTGATGTAAATTGGAATGACCGTCAAGATAAGGATGGAGATGTTGGGCCTCGAGTTCGACAGCCCTTCCTGTTGAGAGGAACCCTTAGGCCTTATCAACAGGCAGGCTTAGAATGGCTTGCTAGTCTCTGGTCTAATAACATGAACGGTATTTTGGCCGATGAAATGGGCCTTGG CAAAACCATCCAGACAATCGCTCTTCTAGGCCACCTTGCTTGTGATAAAGGCGTTTGGGGTCAACATCTCATCATCGTTCCCACCTCGGTTATCCTTAATTGGGAGATGGAGTTCAAAAAATTTCTTCCTGGCATGAAGGTACTCACCTATTACGGAAACCAGAAAGAGCGGAAAGAGAAGCGTGTGGGATGGCACACCGAGAATACGTGGCAAGTTTGCATAACGTCTTACCAGATTGTCCTTGCGGATCAACACATCTTCAGAAGAAAAAACTGGTGCTATATGATATTAGACGAAGCGCATAACATCAAGAACTTCAGAAGTCAAAGATGGCAAACGCTCTTGGGTTTTAAAGCACAAAGACGACTGCTCCTGACAGGGACACCACTTCAAAATAACCTTATGGAGCTATGGAGTCTTCTTTACTTCCTGATGCCTGGCGGAATTGGAGCCGATGCGACAGCGGTTGTCGGTTTTGCTAATCACAAAGAATTCATGGAATGGTTCTCTA ACCCTATGGACAAAGCCATCGAAACGGGTGATACCATGGATGAAGAAACCTTGGAAACTGTTGCCAAACTCCATACTCTTCTCAGGCCGTTCATTCTGCGTCGACTCAAATCCGAGGTAGAAACCCAACTTCCGGGGAAATTCGAGCATGTCGTCTATTGTCGCCTGTCTAAGCGTCAGCGCTTTCTTTACGATGAGTTCATGTCTCGTGCTTCCACTCACGAGGCACTCACTACTGGGGGTTATCTCGGTGTAATGAATACCCTTATGCAATTGAGGAAGGTGTGCAATCACCCAGATCTCTTTGAGGTAAGGCCTGTAAAAACGAGTTTTGCCATGGATAACGTGGTAAGGGACTTTGAGCCGAGTGACGTACTCATTAGAAGGCGGCTGTTAgcggaggaggatgaaagaAGGATCGATGTCCTTGCCATGGGTTTCGGAGTCGCCCATAACGAAGCAATATCTGGATGGATAGCTAGAGCgagacaagcatatgacGCCTCGGACAAACTACCTTATGCTCACCCCCCATCAAAAAGAGGGAAGCTCCCTGTTCCACCCCCGAAAGACACCAGGAGTGTAGAACTCTGGCTCAAGTATCGTGCCTGggttgaagaagaattTAGTAAAAGACGCTGGGAGAGTATCCGAACAACTAATCGACGAAGATGCGGCGTATCTCCCATTTACGGCGCAAGCGTTTTGTCTTTACTTGGCAACCTTCCAAACTTCTTGCTTCCGCAAGGCGTTCGACCTCGACGAGAAGAGACGTTTGCCGATTTCACTTCACCTGCAACCAAATTCATTATCTCTCTACCCGAAAGGGCCAAATCTTTAGAGGATATTATTGACCGCTTTGCTGTTATACCTCCCAATGCAATCGCCCGTGATCTCGCTGCTTATGCCCTTCCCGGCCTAGAACCCATTTCCCATCCTGCCTTGACAGATCCAGCCTTCGACACTCTCCATCGATCTTCAGTCAAGCTCCAAATTGCCTTCCCTGACGCCAGCCTTCTTCAGTATGATTGTGGTAAACTGCAGAAACTCTTCGAGATGCTGCGCAATCTCAAATCTGAAGGGCATAGGGTATTGATTTTCACTCAGATGACTCGTGTTCTTGATATCCTTGAAATGTTCCTGTCATATAACGGTCATCGATATCTTCGACTTGATGGAAGCACGAAGATCGAAGACCGACAGGTCTTGACGGAAAGATTCAATTCCGATCCTCGCATTTTCGTTTTCATTGCCTCTAGTCGATCTGGTGGGGTAGGCATCAACCTCACAGGTGCAGACACTGTCTTCTTCTACGACTCCGACTGGAATCCTTCAATGGACAGACAGTGCATGGATCGGGCGCATCGAATTGGTCAGACAAGGGAGGTCCATATCTATCGCTTTGTCAGCAGCCACACAGTGGAAGAAAACATGTTGAGAAAGGCGGAGCAGAAAAGACTCTTGGACAAAATGGTCATCCAAGAAGGTGGTTTCAATAACGATTGGTGGGGAAGAGTGGGATGGAAAGATATGTTTGGGGACGTACCAGGCCTCACTGATGCTCCGGGGGTTGTGGAGGAAAGTGAGGAGGGTATCGTAGACATCCAGGTTGAAAGGACACCGGTGGTTGAAGATGTAGAGGTTACAAGACCTCGTGCGGGAGAAGAGCGGGAGCTAGCGAAGGCTCTGGCTgaggtggaagatgaggaggatgcACAAGCTGCACGAATGGCGCAGGGTGAAGGCGAATTGGATCTGCAAGAGTTTGAAGAAGGGCCAAAGACGGTCGCGAAACGAGCAAGAGTCTTTGAACCTGAGGACAGCAGCACACCGTTGACAACGGAGGCTGGGGAAGCCGGAGACGTGGTTGAAGAGTATGATGACGAGCCCGGCGTAGAAGAGTACATGCTGAAATGGGTGAAAGAGGACTGGGATTTTTTTTCATCCTACAGAGCCTAA
- a CDS encoding ccr4-not transcription complex, subunit 7, putative (Similar to TIGR gene model, INSD accession AAW46487.1~CCR4-NOT transcription complex subunit 7 (CCR4-associated factor 1) (CAF1) (BTG1 binding factor 1)), producing the protein MPQQEQLPSKDYGIREIWADNLESEFAALRQAIERYPYISMDTEFPGIVARPIGNFKTGSDYHFQTMRCNVDMLKIIQLGITLCDENGDSPEVSTWQFNFAFSLGEDMFAPDSIDLLKSSGIDFKRNEEEGIDVEYFGELLITSGLVLFDNVKWVSFHSGYDFGYLLKILTCEPLPADETDFFRLLFIWFPCIYDIKHIVRSIKTLRGGLQEIAESLGVKRIGPQHQAGSDSLLTAAVFFRIQTIYFDGHLNDDYYKNYLYGFSSGRLGKASPAAAGENLVDKPY; encoded by the exons ATGCCCCAGCAAGAACAGTTACCGTCAAAAGACTATGGAATAAGAGAA ATATGGGCAGACAACCTCGAATCAGAGTTTGCAGCTTTGAGACAAGCTATCGAAAGATATCCTTACATCTCCATG GACACTGAATTCCCAGGTATTGTCGCGCGCCCAATAGGCAATTTCAAGACCGGCTCAGATTATCACTTCCAGACCATGCGCTGCAATGTCGATATGCTCAAGATTATTCAACTGGGTATTACTTTATGTGATGAAAATGGAGATTCACCAGAGGTATCTACATGGCAGTTTAATTTCGCATTTAGCTTGGG AGAGGACATGTTTGCCCCAGACTCTATCGATTTATTAAAAAGCTCAGGAATAGATTTCAAGCGTaatgaggaagaaggaattGATGTCGAATATTTTGGCGAGCTTCTCATCACATCTGGACTTGTTCTTTTTGACAATGTTAAATGGGTGTCTTTCCATTC AGGATATGACTTTGGATATCTTCTCAAGATCCTTACATGCGAACCCCTCCCAGCTGACGAAACCGACTTTTTCCGCCTTCTCTTCATTTGGTTCCCTTGTATCTACGACATCAAGCATATTGTACGCTCCATTAAAACTCTTCGGGGAGGATTACAAGAGATTGCGGAATCACTGGGCGTCAAGAGAATAGGACCTCAACACCAAGCAGGATCAGATTCTCTCTTGACCGCGGCGGTATTTTTCAGGATCCAAACAATCTACTTTGATGGACATCTGAATGATGATTACTACAA GAATTACTTGTACGGGTTTTCTTCGGGCCGTTTAGGCAAAGCATCTCCTGCAGCTGCTGGCGAAAATCTCGTTGACAAACCTTATTAA